The region CACTGTAGTAAAGAAACTTGCTTTATATTTTCAGTCCACCTATTTTTCAAACCTACTGGAGTGAAgtccacccccccttttttttacaCCTTTCAACACAAAGCAGAATAAACCGGACATGAATTGAGAAAGTGTTTTTAAGGATATAGTTAACTATTTTTCTTCCAGCAAGTACATATAAAATCTGTATTTCAGGGTTGGTCATCAATACAATTGTTTTTTGGAAGTATCATTTCCCCCTCGCTGCCCTCCCAGGTAGCCCAGGTATTGAGAGGACTAAGCACTAAGGTGACATTTTAGGCTTAGCCAAGATGTGGGAGAAAATGTGGGGGCAGGATGAGACATTCTCAGAATCCCTAAAATTATAACACGTAGGTATGGGCCCCTTCAATCTACTGCTCAGTACCAAACAATGAATCCAGAGGAAAATTGTTTTCTAAGAGTAGGTTTTACACACTTTCCACTAAGAAGTAGTGCTattcagggagatcagctcggtgctttgtgaccacgtcagggggtgggatggggagggtgggagggagaggcaagagggaggagatatggggatgtatgtatacatatagctgattcactttgttataaagcagaaactaacacaccattgtaaagcaattatacttcaataaagatgttttaaaaaaagtagtgctatttaaaaattataatagctGCTATCTGGGAATATCATtatcatagatttttttcctatacttATCAAATTTTCTGTAATGTAATATTTGCTAATAAAAATTAGTTAGATATATAATCTGAGGACACTGATATTTGATGAAGCCATTTTAAGGAACAGACAAATTACTGTAATTCTAAAGTCTGAATACCCATTTCTCAATAAAAAGTCAGACCTCTGAAAATGTCATCACGCTAGCATTCAGCATCCTAGCACCCTCCCATCCCTTCGCTCAACTaatttaatgttgtatctatcAATCAGCATCCAGTCAAAAGACAGGAATCATACCAGTAATTTGATCAAAGAGCATTTACTACAAAGAATTATTAACTAGTCAAAGGGGATTAACTGTCTAAGGGAGTAGGAAGCAGAGGTAGGAAGTGGCCTCTAGACTGAGGCAGAGCACCCAAGAAGGAACACACATGGAAGAGGCCCTCCCTCCCAAGGCTGAGATTCAGACCTGTTATAGAGGGTGACTGCAACCCACTGGATGGTCAGGAAGTTTGCCAAGGTGAGGCCCTTGGGGGCTGGTAAGCAGGAAACTGCCTGCAGTGGTACCGGTGAGACCCACAGGTGGGTGGGCACCACTCGGTCTCCACACAGCACTGTCAGGTCATCCCAaggagcaaaaacaaacaaacagggcttccctggtggcgcagtggttgagaatccgcctgccaatgcaggggacacgggttcgtgccccggtccgggaagatcccacatgccgcagagcggctgggcccgtgagacatggccacggagcctgtgcatccggagcctgtgctccgcaacgggagaggccacaacagtgagaggcccgcgtaccacaaaaaaaaaaaaaaaaaaaaaaaaaaaacaataacaaaattctGGAACCAGAATGAGAAGCCCCTGCCTCTTCCTGTGATTCTCAGAGCCTTCTACAGCAGCTGACAAAGGAGAAATGTTTATAGGCTTCAGCTCAAGGATCACAAAGCAAGGCAAGGAAGGGTGGGTTAGAAGCTGAAAGGCAATAAACTACTAATGGGTGCACCGCatcctttgcttgtttttttttactgaggGCCAATGTAACATGAAGAATATTTCTGCATCTCctgtaaaattattaataaagtcATCTCCCAGTGTGTTTTCCAACCTCCCTAATATAAAAACttagtaacaacaaaaaaatgagataatgagtATAAATTATTGGATCTAATCATTTGCTGCTTCATCTTGTCAGAGCTCATCTTGTCAGCACAGCTTTCTCTGACTATCCTACGTAAAATGTGAACCCCCAAACCACCCTGGCCCTTCCTAGTCTCCTTCCctgctttgcttttctccacagaACTTCGCTCCTACTACCCTacaatttacttacttattttcttttcgTCTGTAATGTAAGTCCCATGAAGGTCAGGATGTTTGCCTACTGATGTGTCCCCAGCAGCTGGAACAGTGCTGGGCACAAGCTAGGCACTttacaaacatttgttgaataaatgaattgaataAATGCGTGATCTACATGTATGGGGGAATGAGAGTTATAACATGACAGTTTCCTAGACTGAAACTGGGAttgaacttgaatagacattgttccaaaaaagacatacagatggccaacaggcacatgaaaagctgctcaacatcattaatcatcagagaaatgcaaatcaaaaccacaataaaattatcatcacctcacacctgtcggaatggctatcatcaaaaaggcgACAAAAAACTaaagttggtgaggatgtggagaaaagggaaccctcctacactgttggtgggaatgtaaattggtacaaccactgtggaaacgagtatggaggttcttcaaaaaactaaaaataaaacttcatatgacccagcaattacactcctgggtatatatcagaacaaaatgaaaccactaatatgaaaagatatatgccctccaatgttcatagcagcattatttacattagctaagatgtggaagcaacctaagtgtccataaacagatgaatggataaagaagatgtggtgtgtacacatacaatggagtattagccataaaaatgaaattttgcaatttgcaacaacatggatagacctagagagtattatgcttagtgaaataagtcagagaaagacaaatactatatccTATCACAAAtactatatcacttatatgtggaatctaaaaaataaaacaaactaatgaatataacaaaatagaaaggtACTCACGGATGtcgagaacaaactagtggttaccagtgtaaaagggaaaggggagaaaggtCAAGACAGGGGTAaaggattaaaagatacaaactattatgtataaaataaacaaacaacaaggatatactgtacagcacagggaaatatagccattattttgtaataactttaaatggagtgtaatctataaaaatactgaatcactatgttacatacctgaaactaatataatattataaatcaactatacttttttaaaaaaactgggaTTTAATTATAGTAATAAAGAGGAACTCAGACCCTCAAAGGTAAGGTTTGTGAGCTACATGCCAAAGCCACAGCATGTGGTGAAGTTTCAGCAATAATGATGACCCTATTACTGTTCCAGATATTAGAATGGTAAATAAACTTTCCTCTTGCCTCAACTTCAGACCTTTAAACCATTCCTTCCTAGCAATTTAGAATTTCCAAGAATCCCACAGTCTTAGAGATCTAATACACAGTACAGTGATTACAGACAACAAAACtgtattataaacattaaaattgttAAGAATAGACCTTAATTGTTCCCACCACCAGAAAAGTTGATAATTTTGTTAGCTAACACTATCATggcaatcatattgcaatataaatgtatcaaatcaatacggtacaccttaaacttacacagtgttatttgtcaattatctcaattaaaaaaaaaaagaatcccatgGTCTGGGTGTGGATAAGCAGAATGCTGGGAAtcaagccaaaataaaataattcagaaagtgAAGGCCATACAAATATCAGGAAGTTAGGGTGATCCTGAATTTACCAAACAGTGCCTTCTTTAGGAAACTTCAAATTTCACATGATTGTGACACAGATGAGGCACCTGCTTGCTGCCATTTTCCTCCACTTAACCATATAATGCAGTGTGTATGTTCATGGGGTTTTTCAAGTTTCAAAGTTTGACTTGACCCTCAGTCCCCTGCCTGGGACTGACCAGTGAGTATCAGGCAATAAAGCACCACGAGCCACCATCACTTACTCCGTCAAAGTTCTGGGGGTACTGGCGTGGCTACAGATAGCCCAGCCGCAGGGGGCTGAGccccaggaggaaggagcagggcaTGGTGGCCCTCACTCACTCACAGAAGCCATACTGCGGGGCGGTGGGGGAAGACTTGCTGGGAAACATTCACAGCCAGGTTCCCACCAGCACCAACCCCTCCCAACCCCTCCATACGGAGGAACATCATGAGTTTCCCTCTGAGTTAAATTTAATGCTCGATCACATATTTGTCCAGGtccttttaatgtttatttttcctttcccataatagTTTCCTcagttctatttctattttggcAGGTCCACATTCTGCACCGACTACCACCTCAAACATATCTTCGGCATTAACAGATGTCATTTAGCCAGCGAAATGAACGCTAAGCCAACATGCAAGACTGGTCCTCAAATTAGGTCCATCACAGGTACAAAGAGTTGATCCAGGAGAAGTTCATACAGATTTTCCAGTTATTTCAAGTTCTTTTTCTCAGTTCATCTTTCTTCCAAACCGcccccatccccttcctcctccccacgccCTCCTCCCACCACTCCAAATCTGGACTCtcagcttcctttctctctggccTTAAACGTCACCCCATCCCAGCCTCAAACAGGGGTTGAACTTGTTCCCCTCACATTCTCTGCACGTGACTTGATGGAGCCTCTGCATCCTCACCATGGAATTTTCCTGTGCTGGGCCCTCCTTCTAGGAGCAGGGTCAGCTCCTAACACCCTGCCTAACTCCTTGGTTCCCTCACATCAATTTCCCCCAGGCACTGGTACTGAGGCTCCCTCTCTGCACCACCCCCTTCCCAACTGACATCACTCTGTAGCTTCCACTGTCCCCAGAGCGGACGCTACTGGGGCCCCATTCCTCAGCCAAAGCACACAGCGTCTCTCAAAAGGGACAATGAAAACCCAAGCAGTGGTTCTCACTGCAAGTTCTTGAAGCCCCATATGCTAATGCTGATGAAATGCTACATGGGAGCATCAGGCCCCTGGGCCTGGACACACAGTCATCGTATGTGAcgcttctctcctctcctgctagCCACCACCTGCTCAGTTACACGTCAGAGCACTTTCCTATCCCTCCCTATCACTGAGAAGCAGCAGTAACTTAGTTCCCTTATCTAGGGCAGGCAGCAGGATGGCCACAGGGAAATCAAAGGCGGggtatggggtgggggtggaagcaGCAGGAGAAAACAACTTCCCAGTTTCTCTTTGCAGCTTAAGAAACTCTCTGGGGGTCTGGGGGAGCTTTCAAGTTGCTTTATTTTGGTTAGTCCCTGAGATGTGTGACCGGTGGAACACAACCACCAGGGGGATAAACAGTGGTTTCTCTTGCCCCTACGGGTCAGGGGCCAGTTGTTCCGAAGGAAGCCAGCCTTTCAACTGGCCCAGACGGTTCCCACAGCAACTCGGATGGTAGGTCAGGAGGCCATACCCTCCCCGCCTAGGAGCTCGGTCAGTGGTAAGTCTTCGATGTATTTAACCAGTTATGTCCATGTTGATGCTTAGGGTGGTTTCGcttttgcaaacatttatttatatccttcaagagaagaactcagacctctcTGCCTGTCACAGGAAGCTGTTACGGGAGGTGAGCAAACtttttaaatgcacagaaattGCGACTGAAACCAATTTTGTGAAGATAAACCCCGGTACTTGGTTCCCTTTAATTGTGTTTTTTCCTACACGGCTTCAGGTAGGCAAGCCTTGTTTCTACCAAGAGAATGAAGTTATATGAAGAAGGGTAATGCTTACTTTTGTCTGCCTGTGGTAGCTCGCATACTACTAAACACTTAAGTGCTTAATGAAGGGATGAATCATAGCAGCTGCTCTCAGGATATAGGACGtgttaaagaaatgtttattttcagtcTTCTGAGCTGTAGACCTGCTCTGGCTAAAATCAGACACCAGAAAAGGGCAAGTATGGCTGCCTGGGCTCTAGTCCTGTGTGCCGTTTCCTCCAGGACCACACAGCTGTATGAAGggaaaatcatttttcatttctccacAGGGCAGCCTGAAGATGGCTAATTACACGTCAGCACCAGAGGATGATTATGATGTCCTCATAGAAGACAATCTGAGTAACAATGAAATAGAACCATGCACCCCATACGAGCCCAAGATTCTCTCGGCCCAGCTGGTACCTTACCTCTACACCATAGTGTTCACGGCTGGCCTCCTGGACAATATCTTGGTTGTGCTTATCCTGGTAAAATACAAAGGACTCAAGCAAGTGGAAAATATCTATTTCCTCAACTTGGCAATTTCTAACTTGTGTTTCTTGCCCACCCTGCTGTTCTGGGTTTACACGGCCTCACATGAGGGGGTTCTTGGTGACCCCCTGTGTAAAATTCTAGTGGCACTCTACTCCATAGGCCTGTACAGTGAGGCATTTTTCAATGTCCTTCTGACTGTGCAAAGGTACCAGGAGTTTTTCCGCATGAGAAGGCTTTTCTCGGCCTGCAGGAAGGTGCCTGGCAGCATCTTCACAAGTGCTCTGGCATGGGTCACAGCCATTCTGGTCACTTTGCCTGAACTTGCTTTTTACAAACCTCAGATGGAAAGCCAGAAATACAAGTGCTTCTTTACCAGACCTCACTTCCTACCAGCTGATGAGACATTCTGGAAGCATTTTCTGACCTTAAAGATGAACATTTTGGGATTTCTTTTGCCACTGTTTTTTTTCGTATTTTGCTACGTGCGAATGAGGAAAACACTAAAGTGTGGGGCGAGGAACCGTGACCTTTTCAAGCTTGTTTTCACCATAATGGTTGTTTTCCTTCTGATGTGGGGACCCTACAATATTGCACTTTTCCTGTCTGCTTTCAACGAACACTTCTCCCTGCATGGCTGTGAGAGTAGTTACAACCTGAACATAAGTGTCCAGATCATGAAAATCATCGCCACCACCCACTGCTGCATCAACCCTCTCCTCTATGTGTTTCTCAACAAGGCATTTAGGAAACACCTCTGCCACCTTTGCCATCTGTGTAGTGACACCACACCTCAACCCACTGAGGAACCTGCCCAAGGCACATCAAGGGAAGAATATCACCTTTCCACTTAAATGTAAACTAGCTCCTACCAAAGGCGggataaataaacaataatttttccCTCATTGCATTGTTTTGTGCAATAGTTTTTACACATTTGTACATAAAATAGGCTCcaggaagaaaagggggaggTGAACAAACGTTCACCAAGCGCTGAATTTGTCTCAGGCGCTGTGCTAGGTTCTTGACAAACGTGAGCTCCTCCGTGCCTCACTGACTGCTCATGGTGTAGGTGGAATTAGTCTCATTTCTCtgggggaggaaactgaggctcagaaatttgtctaagatcacacagctagagagTGGCAAGGCTGGGACACAAACCCGGTGCCATTCACTCCAGAACCTATGCTTTGTCCAGCATGCCGAACTTCTAAACTTCAGGCAAGAAGACACATAAAGCAAATATGCACTTTTAAAACCAACTGGACCACATTCCAAATTAGAAGCAACCTATTCACACAAAAGTAACTTATCAGGCACATTTTCTTTCAGGTAATTGAAAGAGATGGCTAGTTGGAGGCTCtggataaaaagaggaaaagggacttGCTCTGTGGAAAGTTCTCTGGGTTTTCTTGGCTATTCGCCACACCCCCCAAAGCCCCCAGATACCCCTGAGGCCCCCAGATAACCCCAACCTCTCAGCCTCCCAAGGTTTCTAGCACTTTCTGCTAGTTAACAATAGCAAATGTACGATTATATCTAGAAATGTTTAACACAAGGCATGTTTTGTCCTTTTCAGTGTAACATAAACCTCAGGCCTCACCGCCTGTGACTACAA is a window of Physeter macrocephalus isolate SW-GA chromosome 18, ASM283717v5, whole genome shotgun sequence DNA encoding:
- the CCRL2 gene encoding C-C chemokine receptor-like 2, with the protein product MANYTSAPEDDYDVLIEDNLSNNEIEPCTPYEPKILSAQLVPYLYTIVFTAGLLDNILVVLILVKYKGLKQVENIYFLNLAISNLCFLPTLLFWVYTASHEGVLGDPLCKILVALYSIGLYSEAFFNVLLTVQRYQEFFRMRRLFSACRKVPGSIFTSALAWVTAILVTLPELAFYKPQMESQKYKCFFTRPHFLPADETFWKHFLTLKMNILGFLLPLFFFVFCYVRMRKTLKCGARNRDLFKLVFTIMVVFLLMWGPYNIALFLSAFNEHFSLHGCESSYNLNISVQIMKIIATTHCCINPLLYVFLNKAFRKHLCHLCHLCSDTTPQPTEEPAQGTSREEYHLST